In Sphingomonas profundi, the sequence GCAGGCTGCGGCCGATACCAGCCAGCGCCATGGCGAAGTTCTGCACCGACAGGGCGCCAAGCGTATCGAACAGCACGGGATCGCGCGTGCCCGCCACGTTGAAGCGAAGGTCCTCCGGCGGAAGCGGCAGCATCGATCATCCTCCTGTCGCGGGCACGACGCCCGCGGCAGGAGGTATAGGCATCAGCCGCTCGCCGCCGACACGCCTATCCGGACCGGATCGGAAGCAATCGCGGTCGGCGCACGGCCCAAGGCGACGGATCAGTAGCGGTAATGATCGGGCTTGAACGGGCCTTCCGGCGTCACGCCGATGTAGCTGGCCTGCTTGGCCGTCAGCTTCGTCAGCTTCACGCCCAGCTTCTCCAGGTGCAGCGCGGCGACCTTCTCGTCGAGATGCTTCGGCAGCACGAACACCTCGTTGGCATAGTGGCCGGGCTTGGTCCAAAGCTCGATCTGCGCCATCACCTGGTTGGTGAAGCTGGCAGACATCACGAACGACGGGTGGCCGGTCGCGCAGCCGAGATTCACCAGCCGGCCCTTGGCGAGCACGATGATCTGCTTGCCGTCGGGAAACTCGACGAGGTCTACCTGCGGCTTGATCTCGGTCCACTTGTAGTTGCTGAGGCCCGCGATCTGGATCTCGCTGTCGAAATGGCCGATGTTGCACACGATGCTCATCGGCTTCATCGCCGCCATATGCTCGGCGGTGATCACGTCGGCATTGCCGGTGGCGGTGACGAAGATGTCGGCGCGCTTCACCGCCTCATCCATCGTCACCACCTCGAAGCCCTCCATCGCCGCCTGCAGCGCGCAGATCGGATCGATCTCCGTCACCAGCACGCGGGCGCCGCCGTTGCGCAGCGACTGGGCCGAGCCCTTGCCGACATCGCCGAAGCCGGCGACGGTCGCCACCTTGCCGGCGAGCATCACGTCCGTCGCGCGGCGGATCGCGTCGACCAGCGATTCCTTGCAGCCATAGAGATTGTCGAACTTCGACTTGGTGACGCTGTCGTTCACGTTGATCGCGGGGAAGGGCAGCTCGCCCTTCCTGGCGATGTGATAGAGGCGGTGGACGCCGGTGGTGGTCTCCTCGGAGACGCCGCGAATGTTCTTCACGGTCTCCGTGAGATAGCCGGGCTTGCGCGCGACGAACGCCTTCAGCGATCGGTGGAATTCCACCTCCTCGTCATTCTCCGGCTCGGCCAGCGCGTGGCCGGCCTCCAGCTTGGCGCCCAGCAGCGCGAACATCGTCGCGTCGCCGCCATCGTCCAGGATCATGTTGCAGGTGCGGCCGGTGCCGTCGTCCCAGTCGAAGATGTTCTGCACATAGTCCCAATATTCCGCCAGGGTCTCGCCCTTCAGCGCGAACACGGGGATGCCGGCGGCGGCGATCGCGGCGGCGGCATGGTCCTGCGTGGAGAAGATGTTGCAGGTGGCCCAGCGCACCTCGGCACCCAGCGCCACCAGCGTCTCGATCAGCACCGCCGTCTGGATCGTCATGTGCAGCGATCCGGTGATGCGCGCGCCCGTCAGCGGCTTGGCCGCGCCGAACTCCTCGCGCAGCGCCATCAGGCCCGGCATCTCGGTCTCGGCGATCCTGATCTCGGCGCGGCCATAAGCGGCCAGCGAGATGTCGCGCACGAGATAGTCGCTAAAGCTTTCGACGGGCAGGCTGGCCACGATCACGTCTCCCGGGAAGATGGGCGGCCGCCGGATGGCGGCCATATGGTCGCCCGGTTACAAGCCGGACGCGCCGATTGCAAATATAAAGACTTCTTTATGTCTTTATCGAGACAGGCGCGCCGGGTTGCGGCTCAGGCCGTGCCGGCGCCCGCCGCCAGCAGCCGCGCATCGATGCCGGCACTGTCGAAGCCCGCCGTCCAGCGCCGGTCCGCCGGTCGCTCGAACAGGATGGCGTCGTCGCCGGGCGTCGCGAACCAGCCATGGCGGGTCATCTCCATGTCAAGCTGCCCCTCGCCCCAGCCGGCATAGCCCAGCGCCACGATCCACCGCGCCGGCCCGGTGCCCTCGGCGATGGCGCGCAGCACGTCCAGGGTGCCGGTCAGCGCCCAGCGCCCGCCCACCTTCAGCGTCTCGTCGCCGATCCAGTCCTGGCTGTGCAGCACGAAGCCGCGCTGCGGCTCCACCGGCCCGCCGACATGCACCGGCGCGTCGGGTGCGTCGCCCGGCGCGATCTGGAGTTCGGCGAGAAGGCCATGCAGGCCCAGCCGCGGCACCAGCCGGCCCACGCCGATGCCCAGCGCCCCGTTCGGATCGTGCGCGCACATCGCGATCACCGCGCGTTCGAAGCGCGGATCGCCGATTCCCGGCATCGCCAGCAGATATTGGCCGGCGAGAGAGGCTGGTGCTTCCATCCCGTCATTTTATAGAGGGCTGTCATGGCGCGTCCACACTCCTTCCCCCAAATGCGTGATGGGCCGGCC encodes:
- a CDS encoding YqgE/AlgH family protein, giving the protein MEAPASLAGQYLLAMPGIGDPRFERAVIAMCAHDPNGALGIGVGRLVPRLGLHGLLAELQIAPGDAPDAPVHVGGPVEPQRGFVLHSQDWIGDETLKVGGRWALTGTLDVLRAIAEGTGPARWIVALGYAGWGEGQLDMEMTRHGWFATPGDDAILFERPADRRWTAGFDSAGIDARLLAAGAGTA
- the ahcY gene encoding adenosylhomocysteinase, yielding MPVESFSDYLVRDISLAAYGRAEIRIAETEMPGLMALREEFGAAKPLTGARITGSLHMTIQTAVLIETLVALGAEVRWATCNIFSTQDHAAAAIAAAGIPVFALKGETLAEYWDYVQNIFDWDDGTGRTCNMILDDGGDATMFALLGAKLEAGHALAEPENDEEVEFHRSLKAFVARKPGYLTETVKNIRGVSEETTTGVHRLYHIARKGELPFPAINVNDSVTKSKFDNLYGCKESLVDAIRRATDVMLAGKVATVAGFGDVGKGSAQSLRNGGARVLVTEIDPICALQAAMEGFEVVTMDEAVKRADIFVTATGNADVITAEHMAAMKPMSIVCNIGHFDSEIQIAGLSNYKWTEIKPQVDLVEFPDGKQIIVLAKGRLVNLGCATGHPSFVMSASFTNQVMAQIELWTKPGHYANEVFVLPKHLDEKVAALHLEKLGVKLTKLTAKQASYIGVTPEGPFKPDHYRY